The proteins below come from a single Xenopus tropicalis strain Nigerian chromosome 9, UCB_Xtro_10.0, whole genome shotgun sequence genomic window:
- the LOC116407652 gene encoding guanylate-binding protein 4-like codes for MGVERIFALDNLTPEDHIKTRGRHEEVLNFFCEIIKDIEFRLERMGDPEKKRQERKKKVLKFIYDRDMKMKDRELEMQQMLEKKLQKDKERLFGNLAEKYTEAINNGQVPCMENAVLYLSENENKAAVEKASEYYETEMAKRVVFPTETMDQFMDLNKECEEKAVDIFITRSFKDKDHHFQKELMGRIQKKKNEFLKKNEDASVAHCDDLLAKLSEDLDKALTAGSYVVPSGYQLFKQEMDKIVGKYNEDTKKGIKGDEVLQRFLKNNEVTGDTILKSDKALDENERIKEAEKAKAESLMMEQKVSQVKASQEEQKVDNQMKSFEMNFQRLLEKLKAEKMMMREQIERLVSEKRREEELLTRQGCARQAKLYAAQISDLEKEKEQVDQETAWYTPIWESLKSVVVDVTPSLFNFGAEMVKKAISSFQNKEKEEKKNNKEKGPPKPNKTTK; via the exons ATGGGAGTGGAGCGAATCTTTGCCCTTGATAATTTAACCCCAGAAGATCACATCAAAACCAGAGGGAGGCATGAGGAGGTGCTGAATTTTTTCTGTGAAATTATCAAAGATATAGAATTTCGCTTGGAGAGAATGGGGGATCCAgagaaaaagagacaagaaaggaagaaaaaggtGCTCAAGTTCATTTATGACAGGGACATGAAGATGAAAGATCGGGAGCTGGAAATGCAGCAAATGCTAGAAAAGAAGCTGCAGAAAGATAAGGAACGAT TGTTTGGAAATCTGGCCGAAAAATATACTGAAGCTATTAACAATGGGCAAGTCCCTTGTATGGAGAATGCAGTCCTTTACCTTTCTGAGAATGAAAACAAGGCTGCAGTTGAGAAGGCCTCGGAATACTATGAAACTGAGATGGCCAAGAGAGTGGTGTTTCCTACAGAGACGATGGACCAGTTCATGGATCTTAACAAAGAATGTGAGGAAAAGGCAGTTGATATCTTCATAACAAGATCTTTCAAAGACAAAGACCATCACTTCCAGAAAGAGCTAATG GGGAGGATACAGAAGAAAAAGAATGAATTTCTGAAGAAAAATGAAGATGCTTCTGTTGCTCATTGTGATGATCTGCTTGCAAAGTTATCAGAAGACCTAGACAAAGCTCTCACTGCTGGGTCGTACGTTGTTCCCAGCGGCTATCAACTATTTAAGCAGGAGATGGATAAGATTGTTGGAAAATACAACGAGGATACAAAGAAAGGCATTAAG ggcGATGAGGTTCTTCAGCGGTTTCTGAAGAATAACGAGGTGACTGGAGACACGATTTTGAAAAGTGACAAGGCCCTTGATGAAAATGAGAGGATTAAAGAAG CTGAAAAGGCAAAGGCTGAAAGCTTAATGATGGAGCAAAAAGTATCTCAAGTGAAGGCATCTCAGGAAGAGCAGAAGGTCGACAACCAAATGAAATCCTTTGAGATGAACTTCCAGCGACTGTTGGAGAAACTTAAAGCTGAAAAAATGATGATGAGGGAGCAAATTGAACGGCTAGTGTCTGAGAAGAGGAGG GAAGAAGAACTCCTGACACGCCAAGGATGTGCCCGGCAAGCCAAACTCTACGCGGCACAGATCAGTGATCTTGAGAAGGAGAAGGAGCAAGTGGATCAGGAGACTGCGTGGTATACGCCCATATGGGAGAGCTTGAAAAGTGTAGTAGTAGATGTTACACCTTCCCTTTTCAACTTTGGTGCAGAGATGGTGAAAAAGGCGATTTCTAGTTTCCAAAACaaggagaaagaagaaaagaagaataaCAAAGAGAAGGGCCCGCCCAAACCAAACAAGACCACCAAGTAA